One segment of Thermosynechococcus sp. HN-54 DNA contains the following:
- a CDS encoding geranylgeranyl reductase family protein → MYDCIVVGSGPAGGAAAYHLAKRGHQVLVLEKESLPRYKPCGGGVSPQVQAWFDFDFSPAISLKLTQMVCTWQGGEAQVLELPPEQAVWMVRRDVFDYFLIQQAQQQGAQVEAQTPVTGLTWGGDRWRVHTPKGDFTAQYLIGCDGAKGSMAKWLGFEHRQQRIGAAIEVEAAMPNHSLRAAHFDFGRIHNGYIWNFPKRDGYSIGVGTFSLERKQNLRAIGTAYAETFGVDFSQVKVYGHPLYCWQRHQRLHTQNALIAGEAACIVDPFTAEGIRPSLLTGMLAAQAIDRALNGDSEALASYSRQVQQEWGADMVWAKRLATLFYQMPHTAYEVAIKRPSALRRMGQILCGQLRYRDAAANGLKLLATGLRLPTVLR, encoded by the coding sequence GTGTACGACTGTATTGTTGTTGGTTCAGGCCCTGCGGGCGGGGCAGCTGCCTATCACTTGGCCAAGCGAGGCCATCAGGTGTTGGTTCTGGAAAAGGAAAGCTTGCCCCGCTACAAGCCCTGTGGGGGGGGTGTGTCGCCCCAAGTGCAAGCTTGGTTTGACTTTGACTTTAGTCCGGCTATCTCCCTGAAGCTGACGCAAATGGTCTGTACATGGCAGGGTGGAGAGGCACAAGTACTGGAACTGCCCCCAGAGCAAGCCGTTTGGATGGTGCGCCGAGACGTGTTTGATTATTTTCTGATTCAGCAGGCGCAGCAACAGGGGGCACAAGTAGAGGCTCAAACCCCAGTCACAGGTCTGACCTGGGGGGGCGATCGCTGGCGGGTGCATACGCCCAAGGGGGATTTCACAGCGCAGTATCTCATTGGCTGTGATGGTGCCAAAGGTTCAATGGCCAAGTGGTTGGGATTCGAGCATCGTCAGCAGCGTATAGGAGCAGCCATTGAGGTTGAAGCAGCCATGCCCAATCATTCCCTGAGGGCAGCCCACTTTGACTTTGGTCGCATTCACAATGGCTACATTTGGAACTTTCCTAAACGGGATGGCTACTCGATTGGCGTGGGCACATTTTCCCTAGAGCGCAAACAAAATCTTCGGGCGATCGGGACAGCGTATGCTGAAACCTTTGGGGTTGATTTCAGTCAAGTCAAGGTCTACGGCCACCCCCTCTATTGTTGGCAGCGGCACCAGCGCCTGCATACCCAAAATGCTCTCATTGCCGGGGAAGCCGCCTGTATTGTTGATCCGTTTACTGCCGAAGGCATTCGTCCCTCGCTGTTGACTGGGATGTTGGCCGCCCAAGCCATTGATCGCGCCCTCAATGGAGATTCAGAAGCGTTGGCAAGTTACTCGCGTCAAGTGCAGCAGGAATGGGGAGCCGATATGGTTTGGGCAAAACGTCTTGCCACTCTTTTTTATCAGATGCCCCACACTGCCTATGAAGTGGCCATCAAACGTCCCAGTGCCCTGCGACGCATGGGTCAAATTCTCTGTGGTCAGCTCCGCTATCGCGATGCAGCGGCCAATGGCCTGAAATTGTTGGCGACAGGGTTAAGATTGCCCACCGTTCTCCGCTAA